A window of Piliocolobus tephrosceles isolate RC106 chromosome 13, ASM277652v3, whole genome shotgun sequence contains these coding sequences:
- the PCNX3 gene encoding pecanex-like protein 3 isoform X3, with amino-acid sequence MGSQVLQILRQGVWASLTGGWFFDPHQSTFSNCFHLYVWIFLLIFPFLLYMVLPPSLMVAGVYCLVVAVIFAAIKTVNYRLHAMFDQGEIVEKRSSTMGELEEEPAQGDSNPPRDPGVEMTVFRKVSSTPPVRCSSQHSVFGFNQVSELLPRMEDSGPLRDIKELVREQGSNNVIVTSADREMLKLSSQEKLIGDLPQTPPGAVPDPSLPSTDSSEPSPLAGDGAPWSGSSMADTPMSPLLKGSLSQELSKSFLTLTRPDRALVRTSSRREQRRGAGGYQPLDRRGSGEPTPQKAGSSDSCFSGTDRETLSSFKSEKTNSTHLDSPPGGPAPEGSDTDPPSEAELPASPDAGVPSDDTLRSFDTVIGAGTPPGLAEPLLVVRPKDLALLRPSKQQPPLRRHSPPGRAPRRPLLEGGAFFEDEDTSEGSELSPASSLRSQRRYSTDSSSSTSCYSPESSRGAAGGPRKRRAPHGAEEGTAVPPKRPYGTQRTPSTASAKTHARVLSMDGAGGDVLRPPLAGSKAELEAQVGVEQAAGEPAVLPAEARRGPAANQPGWRGELQEEGAVGGAAEETGRRDRSSSVRRTQAIRRRHNAGSNPTPPASVMGSPPSLQEAQRGRAASHSRALTLPSALHFASSLLLTRAGASVHEACTFDDTSEGAVHYFYDESGVRRSYTFGLAGGGYENPVGQQGEQAANGVWDRHSHSSSFHSADVPEATGGLNLLQPRPVVLQGMQVRRVPLEIPEFDLLDQDSLHESQEQTLMEEAPPRAQHSYKYWLLPGRWTSVRYERLALLALLDRTRGVLENIFGVGLSSLVAFLGYLLLLKGFFTDIWVFQFCLVIASCQYSLLKSVQPDAASPMHGHNWVIAYSRPVYFCICCLLIWLLDALGSAQPFPPVSLYGLTLFSASFFFCARDVATVFTLCFPFVFLLGLLPQVNTCLMYLLEQIDMHGFGGTAATSPLTAVFSLSRSLLAAALLYGFCLGAIKTPWPEQHVPVLFSVFCGLLVALSYHLSRQSSDPTVLWSLIRSKLFPELEERSLETARAEPPDPLPDKMRQSVREVLHSDLVMCVVIAVLTFAISASTVFIALKSVLGFVLYALAGAVGFFTHYLLPQLRKQLPWFCLSQPVLKPLEYSQYEVRGAAQVMWFEKLYAGLQCVEKYLIYPAVVLNALTVDAHTVVSHPDKYCLYCRALLMTVAGLKLLRSAFCCPPQQYLTLAFTVLLFHFDYPRLSQGFLLDYFLMSLLCSKLWDLLYKLRFVLTYIAPWQITWGSAFHAFAQPFAVPHSAMLFVQALLSGLFSTPLNPLLGSAVFIMSYARPLKFWERDYNTKRVDHSNTRLVTQLDRNPGADDNNLNSIFYEHLARSLQHTLCGDLALGRWGNYGPGDCFVLASDYLNALVHLIEVGNGLVTFQLRGLEFRGTYCQQREVEAITEGVEEDEGCCCCEPGHLPRVLSFNAAFGQRWLAWEVTASKYVLEGYSISDNNAASMLQVFDLRKILITYYVKSIIYYVSRSPKLEAWLSHEGIAAALRPVRAPGYADSDPTFSLSVDEDYDLRLSGLSLPSFCAVHLEWIQYCASRRSQPVDQDWNSPLVTLCFGLCVLGRRALGTASHSMSASLEPFLYGLHALFKGDFRITSPRDEWVFADMDLLHRVVAPGVRMALKLHQDHFTSPDEYEEPAALYDAIAANEERLVISHEGDPAWRSAILSNTPSLLALRHVLDDASDEYKIIMLNRRHLSFRVIKVNRECVRGLWAGQQQELVFLRNRNPERGSIQNAKQALRNMINSSCDQPLGYPIYVSPLTTSLAGSHPQLRALWGGPISLGAIARWLLRSWERLHKGCGAGCNSGGNVDDSDCSGGGGLTSLSSNPPMAHPTPENTAGNGDQPLPPGPGWGPRPSLSGSGDGRPPPLLQWPPPRLPGPPPASPTPTEGPRTSRPPGPGLLSSEGPSGKWSLGGRKGLGGSDGEPASGSPKGGTPKSQAPLDLSLSLSPDVSTEASPPRAAQNIPCLDSSAPESGTPMGAPGDWPAPVEERESPAAQPLLEHQY; translated from the exons GTCTTGCCTCCCAGCTTGATGGTGGCCGGCGTGTACTGCCTTGTGGTGGCTGTCATCTTTGCTGCCATCAAGACCGTCAACTATCGGCTGCATGCCATGTTTGACCAGGGCGAGATCGTGGAGAAGCGCAGCTCTACCATGGGGGAGCTGGAGGAAGAGCCTGCCCAGGGGGACAGCAATCCACCCAG GGACCCCGGAGTGGAGATGACCGTGTTCCGGAAAGTCAGTTCCACACCCCCAGTGCGCTGCAGCTCCCAGCACTCTGTGTTTGGCTTCAACCAGGTCTCG GAGCTGCTGCCCCGAATGGAGGACTCTGGGCCCCTCAGAG ACATCAAGGAGCTGGTGCGGGAGCAGGGCAGCAACAATGTGATCGTGACCTCTGCCGACCGAGAGATGCTGAAGCTCAGCTCGCAGGAGAAACTGA TTGGAGACCTTCCCCAGACGCCTCCAGGGGCTGTCCCAGACCCCTCTCTTCCCAGTACAGACTCTTCAGAGCCTTCTCCCCTGGCTGGAGATGGAGCGCCCTGGAGTGGGAGCAGCATGGCTGACACTCCCATGAGCCCCCTCCTGAAGGGGAGCCTCAGCCAGGAGCTGAGCAAGAGCTTCCTGACCCTGACCCGGCCTGACCGGGCCCTGGTGAGGACCAGCAGTCGACGGGAGCAACGCAGGGGGGCAGGTGGCTATCAGCCCCTTGACCGGCGGGGCTCAGGGGAGCCCACGCCCCAGAAAGCGGGCTCCTCAGACTCTTGCTTCAGCGGCACTGATAGGGAGACATTGAGCAGCTTCAAGAGTGAGAAGACCAACTCCACCCATCTGGACAGCCCCCCAGGGGGGCCAGCCCCTGAGGGCAGCGACACAGACCCACCCTCTGAGGCTGAGCTGCCCGCCTCGCCAGACGCCGGGGTCCCCTCAGATGACACACTGCGTTCCTTTGACACGGTCATTGGAGCAGGGACGCCACCGGGCCTGGCTGAGCCGCTCCTGGTTGTGCGGCCCAAGGACTTGGCCCTGCTACGGCCTAGCAAACAGCAGCCACCCCTGCGAAGACACTCTCCACCTGGCCGTGCCCCTCGACGGCCCCTGCTTGAAGGTGGGGCCTTCTTTGAGGATGAAGACACCAGCGAGGGCAGTGAACTGAGTCCAGCCTCCAGTCTCCGATCGCAGCGCCGCTACAGTACTGACAGCTCTTCTTCTACTTCCTGCTACTCCCCTGAGAGCTCCCGGGGTGCAGCAGGGGGACCTCGAAAGCGGAGAGCCCCCCATGGGGCTGAGGAGGGAACTGCTGTGCCCCCCAAGCGGCCATATGGGACCCAGCGGACGCCTAGTACCGCCAGCGCTAAAACACATGCCCGAGTGCTGAGCATGGATGGGGCTGGGGGTGATGTTCTGAGGCCCCCACTGGCTGGCTCCAAGGCCGAGCTGGAGGCCCAGGTTGGGGTGGAGCAGGCTGCTGGTGAGCCTGCTGTGCTGCCTGCTGAGGCCCGAAGGGGACCTGCTGCCAACCAGCCCGGCTGGCGGGGGGAGCTGCAGGAAGAAGGTGCCGTGGGGGGAG CAGCTGAGGAGACTGGCAGGCGGGACCGCTCAAGCAGTGTGAGGCGGACCCAGGCCATTCGGAGACGCCACAATGCAGGCAGCAACCCCACCCCTCCAGCCTCTGTCATGGGCTCGCCTCCCAG CCTGCAGGAGGCTCAGCGGGGCCGGGCTGCCTCTCACTCCCGGGCGCTGACTCTGCCCTCTGCGCTGCATTTCGCCTCTTCACTGTTGCTCACCCGGGCCGGTGCCAGTGTGCATGAGGCCTGCACCTTTGATGACACCTCTGAGGGTGCTGTGCACTATTTCTACGATGAGAGCG GTGTGCGGCGTTCCTATACCTTTGGTCTGGCTGGAGGCGGCTACGAGAACCCTGTAGGGCAGCAGGGGGAGCAGGCAGCTAATGGAGTCTG GGACCGACACTCACATTCCTCCAGCTTCCACTCAGCTGATGTCCCTGAGGCCACAGGCGGCCTGAACCTGCTGCAGCCGAGGCCTGTGGTTCTGCAGGGCATGCAGGTGCGCCGGGTGCCCCTGGAGATCCCAGAG TTTGACCTGCTGGACCAGGACTCCCTGCACGAATCCCAGGAGCAGACGCTGATGGAGGAAGCGCCACCCCGGGCCCAGCATAGCTATAAGTACTGGCTTCTCCCTGGCCGCTGGACCTCTGTGCGCTACGAGCGGCTTGCCTTGCTGGCTCTGCTGGACCG GACGCGGGGAGTGCTGGAGAACATCTTCGGCGTGGGCCTGAGCAGCCTTGTGGCCTTCCTGGGCTACCTGCTGCTGCTCAAGGGCTTCTTCACCGACATCTGGGTCTTCCAGTTCTGCCTCGTCATCGCCTCCTGCCAGTACTCCCTACTGAAG AGCGTCCAGCCTGATGCGGCGTCCCCCATGCAC GGCCACAACTGGGTGATCGCGTACAGCCGGCCTGTCTACTTCTGCATCTGCTGTCTGCTCATCTGGCTGCTGGACGCCCTGGGCTCAGCTCAGCCCTTCCCACCTGTCTCCCTCTATGGCCTCACGCTTTTCTCCGCCTCCTTCTTCTTCTGTGCCCGAGACGTGGCCACtg TGTTCACCCTGTGCTTCCCCTTCgtcttcctcctgggcctcctgccCCAGGTCAACACCTGCCTCATGTACCTGCTGGAGCAAATAGATATGCACGGCTTCGGGGGCACAG CCGCCACCAGCCCGCTCACGGCAGTCTTCAGCCTCTCCCGCAGCCTGCTGGCCGCTGCCCTGCTCTACGGCTTCTGCCTTGGGGCCATCAAG ACTCCGTGGCCAGAGCAGCACGTCCCTGTCCTCTTCTCAGTCTTCTGTGGCCTCCTGGTGGCGCTGTCCTACCACCTGAGCCGGCAGAGCAGCGACCCCACCGTGCTCTG GTCTCTGATCCGGAGCAAGCTCTTCCCTGAGCTGGAGGAGCGCAGCTTGGAGACAGCCCGGGCCGAGCCCCCGGACCCCTTGCCGGACAAGATGCGCCAGTCAGTG CGTGAGGTCTTGCACTCCGACCTGGTGATGTGTGTGGTTATCGCCGTGCTCACCTTCGCCATCAGTGCCAGCACCGTCTTTATTGCCCTGAAG TCGGTGCTGGGTTTCGTGTTGTACGCACTGGCTGGGGCCGTGGGCTTCTTCACACATTACTTGCTGCCACAACTCCGCAAACAGCTGCCCTGGTTCTGCCTGTCACAGCCTGTGCTGAAGCCACTGGAGTACAGCCAGTATGAAGTGCGTG GTGCTGCCCAGGTGATGTGGTTTGAGAAGCTGTATGCTGGCCTGCAGTGCGTAGAGAAGTACCTCATCTACCCAGCCGTGGTGCTCAACGCCCTCACGGTGGATGCCCACACAGTCGTCAGCCACCCGGACAAGTACTGCCTCTA CTGCCGGGCGCTGCTGATGACCGTGGCTGGGCTGAAGCTGCTGCGCTCAGCCTTCTGCTGCCCTCCGCAGCAGTACCTGACGTTGGCCTTCACTGTCCTGCTCTTCCACTTCGACTACCCGCGCCTCTCCCAGGGCTTTCTGCTTGACTACTTCCTCATGTCCCTGCTTTGCAGCAAG CTGTGGGACCTGCTGTACAAGCTGCGTTTCGTGCTGACCTACATCGCGCcctggcagatcacctggggcTCGGCTTTCCACGCCTTTGCCCAGCCCTTTGCCGTGCCAC ACTCGGCCATGCTGTTCGTCCAGGCCCTGCTCTCGGGGCTCTTCTCCACACCTCTCAACCCGCTGCTGGGCAGCGCCGTCTTCATCATGTCCTATGCTCGGCCCCTCAAGTTCTGGGAGCGTGACTACAA CACTAAACGTGTGGATCATTCCAACACCCGCCTGGTCACACAGCTGGACCGGAACCCTG GCGCTGATGACAACAACCTCAACTCCATCTTCTACGAGCACCTGGCGCGTTCGCTGCAGCACACGCTGTGTGGGGACCTGGCGCTGGGCCGCTGGGGCAACTACGGCCCTGGTGACTGCTTCGTCCTGGCCTCCGACTACCTCAACGCCCTGGTGCACCTCATCGAGGTTGGCAATGGCCTCGTCACCTTCCAGCTGCGTGGCCTTGAGTTCCGGG gCACTTACTGCCAGCAGCGCGAGGTGGAGGCCATCACCGAGGGTGTGGAGGAGGACGAGGGCTGTTGCTGCTGCGAACCCGGCCACCTGCCACGGGTCCTGTCCTTCAATGCCGCCTTCGGGCAGCGCTGGCTGGCCTGGGAGGTGACGGCCAGCAAGTACGTGCTGGAGGGCTATAGCATCAGTGACAATAACGCTGCCTCCATGCTGCAGGTCTTCGACCTCCGCAAGATCCTCATCACCTACTATGTCAAG AGCATCATCTACTACGTGAGCCGCTCACCAAAGCTGGAGGCGTGGCTCAGCCACGAGGGCATCGCGGCAGCCCTGAGGCCTGTGCGGGCGCCCGGCTATGCCGACTCGGATCCCACCTTCTCTCTGAGTGTGGATGAGGACTATGACCTCCGCCTGTCTGGCCTCTCGCTGCCCTCCTTCTGCGCAGTGCACCTCGAGTGGATCCAGTACTGTGCCTCCCGGCGCAGCCAG CCCGTGGACCAGGATTGGAACTCCCCGCTGGTCACGCTGTGTTTTGGCCTATGTGTGCTGGGCCGCCGGGCCCTGGGGACAGCTTCTCACAGCATGTCTGCAAG CCTGGAGCCCTTCCTCTACGGCCTGCACGCCCTGTTCAAGGGGGATTTTCGCATCACCTCCCCACGCGACGAGTGGGTCTTTGCCGACATGGACCTGCTTCACCGCGTCGTGGCGCCTGGGGTTCGCATGGCCCTCAAGCTTCACcag GACCACTTCACGTCCCCAGATGAATATGAGGAGCCAGCAGCCCTATACGATGCCATTGCGGCCAACGAGGAGCGGCTGGTCATCTCACATGAGGGTGACCCGGCATGGCGCAGCGCCATCCTCAGCAACACGCCCTCCCTGCTGGCGCTGCGCCACGTCCTGGATGATGCCTCTGATGAGTACAAGATCATCATGCTCAACCGGCGCCACCTCAGCTTCCGAGTCATCAAG GTGAACCGGGAGTGCGTGCGCGGCCTGTGGGCCGGGCAGCAGCAGGAGCTGGTGTTCCTGCGCAACCGCAATCCTGAGCGTGGCAGCATCCAGAATGCCAAGCAGGCGCTTCGCAACATGATCAACTCCTCCTGTGACCAGCCGCTGGGCTACCCCATCTACGTGTCGCCTCTCACCACCTCGCTGGCTGGCAGCCACCCCCAGCTACGGGCACTGTGGGGTGGCCCCATCAGCCTGGGTGCCATTGCCCGCTGGCTCCTGCGCAGCTGGGAgag gcttCACAAGGGCTGTGGTGCCGGCTGCAATAGTGGCGGGAACGTGGATGATTCAGACTGTAGCGGGGGCGGTGGCCTGACCTCCCTCAGCAGTAACCCCCCCATGGCACACCCCACGCCTGAAAACACGGCAG GCAATGGTGACCaacccctcccaccaggccctggcTGGGGGCCGCGGCCCTCCCTGAGTGGCTCTGGTGATGGGCGGCCCCCACCTCTGCTGCAGTGGCCTCCCCCTCGGCTCCCTGGACCACCCCCTGCATCGCCTACCCCCACAGAGGGTCCCCGGACCTCACGGCCCCCTGGCCCTGGTCTCCTCAGTTCTGAGGGCCCCAGTGGGAAGTGGAGCCTGGGGGGCCGGAAGGGGCTGGGAGGATCTGATGGGGAGCCAGCCTCAGGTAGCCCCAAAGGAGGTACCCCCAAATCTCAG gcgCCTCTagacctcagcctcagcctcagcccgGATGTCAGCACTGAGGCCTCACCCCCCAGAGCTGCCCAGAACATTCCTTGCTTGGACAGCAGTGCCCCTGAGAGTGGCACACCTATGGGTGCCCCGGGCGACTGGCCTGCCCCTGTCGAGGAGCGTGAGAGCCCGGCCGCCCAGCCTCTGCTGGAACACCAGTACTGA